Proteins from a single region of Punica granatum isolate Tunisia-2019 chromosome 8, ASM765513v2, whole genome shotgun sequence:
- the LOC116188782 gene encoding extensin-like: protein MHAPPPPTPAGILPAYSGAPPTHLPPPTSSGAPLPPVSLTSSASDDQARITALEGTVNQMATNMVELLALFRGPNRASSSSTPPLGQGPIVDPTPRVPPTQAPENMDAPAPPTLHASMAHPFTSPYPPPPAPTAVTLPPTTFLSSEQALSAPLPISIPVPAAAYTTPPPMVFLASSAPAPTHPQAAELPPYSSLQPHVGLSYQAPPPINTTFHEPGTSTHAAQFASPMHFFPDSDVEQERRLKRMEETIRALQASDARPDARYDDCSLFLGCGSPRSSRSQSSKPTRARRIHATTSAITGERCYNIRSTKSLSSTPSKTACWDPLSIGSCR from the coding sequence ATGCACGCTCCACCGCCTCCGACTCCTGCAGGCATACTCCCGGCGTATTCGGGCGCCCCTCCtacacatctcccgcccccgacGTCTTCAGGGGCGCCCCTTCCACCAGTCTCGCTGACATCATCCGCCTCCGACGACCAGGCCCGTATCACGgcactcgagggcacggtcaaccaaatggccaccaacatggtAGAGCTGCTCGCCCTGTTTAGAGGACCGAACCGTGCATCCTCCAGCTCCACACCTCCATTAGGACAAGGGCCAATAGTCGACCCGACTCCTCGGGTTCCGCCGACTCAAGCCCCGGAGAACATGGATGCACCCGCACCACCAACACTGCATGCGTCCATGGCTCACCCTTTCACCAGCCCATATCCGCCGCCACCGGCTCCCACGGCCGTCACTCTTCCACCGACGACATTCCTGTCCTCGGAGCAGGCCCTGTCCGCACCTCTTCCTATCTCTATACCGGTCCCAGCCGCGGCCTATACAACGCCTCCACCGATGGTCTTCCTGGCATCAAGCGCACCTGCTCCGACTCACCCTCAAGCTGCGGAACTTCCTCCGTACTCGTCTCTACAACCCCACGTCGGCCTCTCTTACCAGGCAccgccccccataaacacTACCTTCCATGAACCAGGCACGTCGACTCAcgcggcccagttcgcctcaCCAATGCACTTCTTCCCCGACTCTGACGTCGAACAAGAACGTAGATTGAAGCGAATGGAGGAGACGATACGAGCCCTACAGGCGAGTGATGCCCGCCCCGATGCGCGCTACGAcgactgtagcctattcctGGGATGTGGCtccccccgaagttcaagatcCCAGAGTTCAAAACCTACgagggcacgacggatccacgccaccacctccgccattacaGGGGAAAGATGCTACAATATTAGGAGTACGAagagtttgtcatccactccttccaagacAGCCTGTTGGGATCcgctctcgattggttcatgtcgctga